From Medicago truncatula cultivar Jemalong A17 chromosome 7, MtrunA17r5.0-ANR, whole genome shotgun sequence, a single genomic window includes:
- the LOC112416734 gene encoding uncharacterized protein has product MNDRFWRRRRRELNRKIEKMVIAVMADVHDRWRWLLDPAHGYSVKGAYQYPTSVDESPERELVDDVWLKQVPLKVSLFAWRLFRNRLPTKDNLLRQHVLHSDNVNCVGGCGSLENVEHLFLGCDFFGRVWTQVLLWLGLSYVAPVGCRDHYLQFGHMAGLPHFSHSFLQLIWLACVWTTWKERNNRIFTQKATSISILSDRVKLLSFQWLKARLHSFAFSYHDWWQHPMSCMGIFM; this is encoded by the exons ATGAATGATAGGTTTtggaggagaaggagaagagaaTTGAATCGGAAAATTGAGAAGATGGTTATTGCGGTTATg GCTGATGTTCATGACAGGtggaggtggcttcttgatcCCGCTCACGGCTATTCAGTGAAGGGAGCTTATCAATATCCAACGTCGGTGGACGAGTCTCCTGAAAGGGAATTGGTGGATGATGTGTGGCTTAAGCAAGTTCCACTTAAGGTGTCGTTGTTTGCTTGGAGACTTTTTCGAAATAGATTACCTACCAAAGATAATTTGTTACGTCAACATGTATTGCACTCAGACAACGTAAATTGTGTGGGAGGGTGTGGCTCACTTGAGAATGTCGAGCACCTTTTCCTTGGTTGTGATTTCTTTGGTCGGGTGTGGACACAGGTGTTACTTTGGCTTGGTTTATCATATGTTGCTCCGGTCGGATGTAGAGACCATTATCTTCAGTTTGGACATATGGCGGGTTTACCCCATTTTTCACATTCTTTTTTACAGTTAATTTGGCTCGCTTGTGTATGGACTACATGGAAGGAGAGGAACAATCGCATTTTTACTCAGAAGGCTACATCAATTAGCATTCTATCTGACAGAGTGAAATTACTCTCTTTCCAGTGGCTTAAAGCTAGGTTGCATTCTTTTGCCTTCAGTTACCATGACTGGTGGCAACACCCTATGTCTTGTATGGGTATTTTCATGTAA
- the LOC25499616 gene encoding putative GTP diphosphokinase RSH1, chloroplastic: MASAPSMSVSLECVNVCNSWRGDGNGRYDCNHLSCASKAPRVLTGFLASTAHPHQYFLLNGRNGRRNQFNFACEAFSIVGSYSDKALGITLHEGFSGSIFSRFASREWQLSCSSVFSSDVASEFSPGSLWEDLRPVISYLPPKELELVHNAFTLAFKAHDGQKRRSGEPFIIHPVEVARILGELELDWESIAAGLLHDTVEDTDVVTFERIEEEFGATVRHIVEGETKVSKLGKLKYKNENDSVQDVKAEDLRQMFLAMTEEVRVIIVKLADRLHNMRTLSHMPPHKQNSIAMETLQVFAPLAKLLGMYQIKSELENLSFMYTNPEDYAKVKRRVADLFKEHEKDLLEANKILLKKIQDDQFLDLMTVKTEVRAVCKEPYSVYKAVLKSKSLINEINQIAQLRIIIKPKPCVGVGPLCSPQLICYHVLGLIHGIWTPIPRSVKDYIATPKPNGYKSLHSTVIPFLYESMFRLEIQIRTEEMDLIAERGIAAHYSGREFVTGLVGSVVPSGKSSRGKTVCLSNANIALRIGWLNAIREWQEEFVGNMSSREFVDTVTRDLLGSRVFVFTPSGEIKNLPQGATVIDYAYMIHTEIGNKMVAAKVNGNLVSPARVLVNAEVVEIITYNALSSKSAFQRHKQWLQHAKTRSARHKIMKFLREQAALSAADITTEAVNDFVSDSEEDSESEKLSNGSSSSKHKRGKILLNGVEISTSERSESVLQSKNGSAWTPKVNGKHNKHVHHVNLKGKGDMMLQGNHVANMIQVNNPKYKEVLPGLESWQAHKIASWHNIEGHSVQWLSAVCIDRRGMMAEVATALATSDIAICSCVAEVDGGRGMAVMLFQVEGNLENLVSACSRVDQIPGVLGWSTGCSWPSLMENHGVLEC; the protein is encoded by the exons ATGGCTTCTGCACCTTCCATGTCAG tttCTTTGGAGTGTGTGAATGTATGCAATTCTTGGAGAGGAGATGGAAATGGAAGATATGATTGTAATCATCTATCGTGTGCGTCGAAAGCTCCTAGGGTTCTTACGGGTTTTCTTGCGAGCACGGCTCATCctcatcaatattttttgttgaatggTCGAAATGGAAGAAGGAACCAGTTTAATTTT GCATGTGAAGCTTTTAGTATAGTAGGTTCATATTCCGACAAAGCACTTGGCATCACACTTCACGAGGGATTCTCTGGATCTATCTTTTCTAGATTTGCATCTAGAGAATGGCAGCTGTCTTGTTCTTCGGTTTTTTCCTCGGATGTTGCCAGCGAGTTTTCCCCTGGAAGTTTGTGGGAG GATCTTAGGCCCGTGATCTCGTATCTTCCTCCTAAAGAACTGGAGTTAGTCCATAACGCTTTTACG TTGGCATTTAAAGCTCACGATGGTCAGAAAAGACGCAGCGGCGAACCCTTCATCATTCATCCGGTTGAGGTTGCACGGATTCTTGGAGAACTT GAACTTGATTGGGAGTCAATTGCTGCTGGATTACTTCATGACACGGTTGAAGATACAGATGTTGTGACTTTTGAGAGGATAGAGGAGGAATTTGGTGCTACAGTGCGCCACATTGTGGAAGGAGAGACTAAG GTGTCAAAGCTGGGGAAGTTGAAGTACAAGAATGAAAATGATTCTGTTCAAGATGTGAAAGCAGAGGACCTTCGGCAAATGTTTCTGGCTATGACAGAGGAG GTTCGTGTTATTATCGTCAAATTAGCAGACAGGTTACATAACATGCGCACTCTTTCACATATGCCTCCACATAAACAG AATAGCATTGCAATGGAGACATTACAGGTATTTGCTCCTTTGGCAAAGTTGCTTGGGATGTATCAAATTAAG TCAGAACTAGAAAATCTATCATTTATGTACACAAATCCTGAAGATTATGCAAAGGTGAAGAGAAGAGTTGCCGACCTATTCAAAGAACATGAGAAAGATCTTTTAGAG GCGaacaaaatattgttaaagaaaATCCAAGATGATCAATTCTTAGACCTTATGACAGTTAAAACGGAAGTTCGTGCTGTGTGTAAAGAGCCTTACAG TGTCTATAAAGCTGTGCTCAAATCTAAAAGCTTGATCAATGAGATTAACCAAATTGCACAG CTTCGCATCATTATTAAACCAAAGCCGTGCGTTGGGGTTGGGCCTTTATGCAGTCCACAGCTG ATTTGCTATCATGTTCTGGGGTTGATCCATGGAATCTGGACCCCTATTCCTAGATCT GTGAAGGATTACATTGCAACCCCTAAACCTAATGGGTACAAAAGTCTTCATAGCACTGTGATTCCATTTTTGTATGAGAGTATGTTCAGGCTTGAAATACAG attaGAACAGAAGAAATGGATTTGATAGCTGAGAGGGGGATTGCAGCTCACTATAGTGGGAGAGAATTCGTTACTGGCTTGGTTGGAAGTGTAGTGCCCAGTGGCAAAAGCTCAAGGGGGAAGACAGTGTGTCTTAGCAATGCCAACATTGCACTCAGA ATTGGCTGGCTCAATGCTATTAGAGAGTGGCAAGAAGAGTTTGTTGGCAACATGAGCTCTAGGGAATTTGTGGACACTGTTACAAGAGATCTTCTGGGCAGTCGTGTCTTTGTATTTACACCCAGTGGAGAG ATTAAGAATCTTCCTCAAGGTGCTACAGTAATCGACTATGCTTATATGATACACACTGAAATTGGCAACAAGATGGTGGCAGCAAAG GTCAACGGAAATCTTGTTTCTCCTGCACGCGTGCTTGTAAATGCAGaagttgtggagataatcacaTATAAT GCACTTTCTAGCAAATCCGCTTTTCAAAGGCATAAGCAGTGGTTGCAACATGCTAAAACACGGAGTGCGAGACACAAAATAATGAAG ttTCTGAGGGAGCAAGCTGCACTTTCCGCTGCTGATATCACTACAGAAGCTGTTAATGACTTTGTCAGTGATTCTGAGGAGGATAGTGAATCTGAAAAACTGTCAAATGGTTCCAGTAGTTCCAAACATAAAAGGGGGAAAATATTATTGAACGGTGTGGAAATATCAACTTCAGAAAGAAGCGAGTCTGTCCTTCAGAGTAAGAATGGAAGTGCTTGGACACCCAAGGTCAATGGAAAACACAATAAGCACGTGCATCATGTAAATTTGAAGGGCAAAGGGGACATGATGCTGCAGGGAAACCATGTTGCCAATATGATTCAAGTTAACAATCCAAAATATAAAGAAGTCCTGCCAGGTTTAGAAAGTTGGCAAGCCCATAAAATTGCCTCGTGGCACAATATAGAAGGGCATTCCGTCCAATGGTTATCTGCTGTATGCATAGACCGAAGAG